Proteins encoded in a region of the Benincasa hispida cultivar B227 chromosome 2, ASM972705v1, whole genome shotgun sequence genome:
- the LOC120071932 gene encoding SNF1-related protein kinase regulatory subunit gamma-1 — protein sequence MVMAATEESPRSPEAKVGMQVEDLWDIQEPQLSPTEKLNACFESIPVSAFPPAPSHQGIEIKSDCSLADAVQILAEHKILSAPVVDVDAPDHASWIDRYIGIVEFAGIVVWILHQSEPPSPRSPSDGSALAAATNGVISPLEQQVLGPESAAATSGNFFETLTSSELYKSTQVRDISGSFRWAPFLALQTSNSFLTMLLLLSKYKMKSIPVVDLGEGKIENIITQSAVIHMLAECAGLQWFERWGTKTLSELGLPMMSPASIVKVYEDEPVLQAFKLMRKKRVGGIPVIERGGKAVGNISLRDIHFLLTAPEIYHDYRSITAKNFLTAVRNYLEKHEEFSPMLSNMITCKKDDTIKDLILMLDSKKIHRVYVVDNDGNLEGVITLRDIISRLVHEPRGYFGDFFDGVLPLPQNSRV from the exons atggtAATGGCAGCGACAGAGGAGAGTCCGAGAAGCCCAGAGGCGAAGGTGGGGATGCAAGTAGAAGATTTATGGGACATTCAAGAACCGCAGCTCAGTCCTACTGAAAAGCTTAATGCTTGCTTTGAAAGCATCCCTGTTTCCGCCTTTCCTCCTGCCCCTTCTCATCAAG GAATTGAGATAAAATCGGACTGCAGTTTAGCTGACGCGGTTCAAATTTTGGCTGAACATAAGATCCTCAGTGCGCCTGTGGTGGACGTTGATGCACCTGATCATGCGAGTTGGATTGATAGATACATTGGTATTGTTGAGTTTGCTGGAATTGTTGTTTGGATTCTTCATCAG TCGGAACCTCCATCCCCAAGAAGTCCTAGTGATGGAAGTGCTTTGGCTGCAGCAACAAATGGGGTGATATCTCCTTTAGAACAGCAGGTACTGGGCCCGGAATCTGCTGCAGCGACCTCGGGAAACTTTTTCGAAACCTTAACTTCCTCTGAATTGTACAAGAGCACACAG GTTCGAGATATCTCGGGATCTTTCCGTTGGGCCCCGTTTCTAGCTTTGCAAACGTCGAATTCCTTCTTGACCATGCTCTTACTGTTATCAAAGTACAAAATGAAGAGCATACCAGTGGTGGACTTGGGGGAAGGAAAGATTGAGAACATCATCACACAATCAGCTGTGATTCACATGTTAGCCGAATGTGCAGGGCTTCAATGGTTTGAAAGATGGGGAACAAAGACACTTTCCGAGCTCGGTCTTCCAATGATGTCACCGGCTTCTATTGTCAAG GTCTATGAGGACGAGCCCGTTCTACAAGCATTCAAACTTATGAGGAAGAAGAGGGTTGGAGGTATACCTGTTATTGAAAGGGGCGGTAAGGCGGTAGGCAACATTAGTTTAAGAGATATTCATTTCTTGCTCACTGCACCAGAAATCTACCACGATTACAG ATCGATAACGGCAAAAAACTTTCTGACTGCGGTTAGAAACTACTTAGAAAAGCATGAAGAGTTCTCTCCAATGCTGAGCAACATGATTACTTGCAAGAAAGACGATACAATAAAGGATCTGATTTTAATGCTCGACTCCAAGAAGATCCATCGTGTGTATGTCGTCGACAATGATGGTAATCTGGAAGGAGTTATCACCCTTAGGGACATCATCTCGAGGTTAGTTCATGAGCCCCGTGGTTACTTTGGCGATTTCTTCGACGGTGTTCTGCCATTGCCTCAGAATAGCCGGGTTTGA